In Oryzias melastigma strain HK-1 linkage group LG16, ASM292280v2, whole genome shotgun sequence, a single genomic region encodes these proteins:
- the pdp1 gene encoding pyruvate dehyrogenase phosphatase catalytic subunit 1, with translation MPVTSQLLRGLPRAKVFASGLAPCQHHQAHFFPVTHWPTSRQTSLVLERRQPSRSYQSSSVLCSYNLTPPQVNSILKANEYSFKVPEFDGKNVSSVLGFESNQLPANAPIEDRRSAATCLQTRGMLLGVFDGHAGCACAQALCERLFYYIAVSLLPHDTLCELEAAVEAGRPLSPILQWHKHPNDYFSREAQKLYFNSLRTYWQELIDLTSPGEIPETREALLSAFKRLDNDISLEAQVGDPNAFLHYWVLRVAFSGATACVAHIDGRDLFIANAGDARAVLGVQEEDGSFTAHTLSNDHSAQNESEVARIRSEHPPSERKTVIRQDRLLGLLMPFRAFGDVKFKWSIELQKRVLESGPDQLHENEHTKFIPPNYHTPPYLTAEPEITHHRLRPQDRFMVIGSDGLWETLHRQEVVRIVGEYLTGVHQCQPLKVGGYKVTLGQMQGLLEERKTRMSSAFEDQNSATHLIRHAVGNNEFGTVDHERLSKMLSLPEELARMYRDDITIIITQFNPHVIGAQRQEGQS, from the exons ATGCCTGTTACATCTCAGCTGCTCAGGGGTCTGCCCCGTGCCAAGGTCTTTGCCTCCGGTCTTGCACCATGCCAACATCACCAGGCTCATTTTTTTCCCGTCACTCACTGGCCCACGTCAAGACAAACGTCCCTCGTCTTGGAAAGACGACAGCCATCTAGAAGCTACCAATCGTCCTCAGTGCTGTGCAGCTACAACCTCACACCTCCTCAGGTCAATTCCATTCTGAAAGCCAATGAATACAGCTTTAAG GTTCCTGAGTTTGATGGGAAAAACGTATCATCAGTTCTGGGCTTTGAAAGCAATCAGCTTCCAGCTAATGCTCCTATCGAAGATCGACGGAGCGCAGCGACGTGCCTGCAGACCCGAGGAATGCTGCTGGGTGTGTTTGATGGTCACGCAGGTTGTGCTTGTGCTCAG GCGCTGTGTGAGCGGTTGTTTTACTACATTGCAGTTTCCCTGCTTCCCCACGACACCTTGTGTGAGCTGGAGGCTGCGGTGGAGGCGGGGAGGCCTCTCAGTCCCATTCTACAGTGGCACAAACATCCCAATGACTATTTCAGCCGAGAGGctcagaaactttattttaacagcCTTCGAACATACTGGCAGGAATTAATAGATCTTACCAG CCCAGGAGAGATTCCAGAAACCCGGGAGGCGCTGCTCAGTGCCTTCAAGAGGCTGGACAACGACATTTCACTGGAGGCTCAG GTTGGAGACCCAAATGCTTTCCTTCACTACTGGGTTCTGAGAGTGGCCTTCTCCGGGGCGACAGCTTGTGTGGCTCACATTGACGGGCGAGACCT cttcATAGCTAATGCAGGAGATGCTCGGGCGGTGCTGGGAGTGCAGGAGGAGGACGGCTCCTTCACTGCTCACACCCTCTCCAACGACCACAGCGCCCAGAATGAGAGCGAGGTCGCTCGCATACGAAGTGAACACCCGCCATCGGAAAGGAAGACGGTCATACGTCAG gatcGACTGTTAGGCCTTCTCATGCCTTTCCGTGCGTTTGGTGACGTGAAGTTCAAGTGGAGTATCGAGCTGCAGAAGCGAGTGCTGGAGTCTGGACCCGATCAGCTCCACGAAAACGAGCACACAAAGTTTATCCCCCCCAACTATCACACACCCCCGTACCTGACTGCCGAGCCAGAGATCACGCATCACAGACTTCGACCACAGGATCGATTTATG gTAATCGGCTCAGACGGCCTGTGGGAGACCCTCCACAGGCAGGAGGTGGTTCGCATCGTGGGGGAGTACTTAACAGGAGTGCATCAGTGTCAGCCCCTCAAAGTGGGCGGCTACAAAGTCACTCTGGGACAAATGCAAGGGCTACTGGAGGAACGAAAGACCCGAATGTCGTCGGCCTTTGAGGATCAGAACTCTGCGACCCACTTGATACGCCACGCGGTGGGAAACAACGAGTTTGGTACCGTGGACCACGAGAGGCTGTCGAAAATGCTGTCACTCCCAGAGGAGCTGGCTCGCATGTACCGCGACgacatcaccatcatcatcactcAGTTCAACCCTCACGTGATCGGAGCGCAGAGGCAGGAAGGGCAGTCCTGA